Below is a window of Caballeronia insecticola DNA.
GCAAGCCTTTGTTCCACTACATGGGTACATCGACGTTTTCGAACTACATCGTGGTGCCGGAGATCGCGGTCGCGAAAGTGCGTGAAGACGCGCCGTTCGACAAGATCTGCTACATCGGCTGCGGCGTGACCACGGGCGTCGGCGCGGTCGTGTATTCGGCGAAAGTGGAAGCGGGCGCGAACGTCGTCGTGTTCGGACTCGGCGGCATCGGGCTGAACGTGATTCAGGGCGCGAAAATGGTGGGCGCGGACAAGATCATCGGCGTCGATATCAATCCGGGGCGTATCGAACTCGCGAAGAAGTTCGGCATGACGCACTTCATCAACCCGAAGGAAGTGGAGAACGTCGTCGATCACATCGTGCAGTTGACCGATGGCGGCGCGGATTATTCGTTCGAATGCGTGGGCAACGTGAAGCTCATGCGTCAGGCGCTCGAATGCACGCATAAGGGCTGGGGCCAGTCGTTCATCATCGGCGTGGCGGCGGCGGGCGAGGAAATCAGCACGCGGCCGTTTCAACTGGTCACGGGCCGCGAATGGAAAGGCTCGGCGTTCGGCGGCGCGCGCGGCCGCACGGATGTGCCGAAGATCGTCGACTGGTACATGGAAGGCAAGATCAATATCGACGATCTGATCACGCATCATCTCAAGCTCGAACAGATCAACGAAGGCTTCGACCTGATGAAGAAGGGCGAGTCGATTCGTTCCGTCGTCGTTTATTGAACGAGGAGAGGTTCATGCTGGAACTCGTGAAGAGCATCGTTGTTTCGACGGCGTGCAGCGCATCTATCGGCACGATTCGCAGACCATCGGCCTGCCGATGCGGTTCTCGGTCTTCCTGCCGAAACAAGCCGCTTCGCAAAAAGTGCCCGCGCTGTTCTATCTCGCCGGGCTCACGTGCACCGAAGAAACGTTTCCGATCAAGGCGGGCGCGCAGCGTTACGCGGCCGAGCACGGCATCGCGCTGATCGCGCCGGATACGAGTCCGCGCGGCGCCGATATTCCCGGTGAGAAAGACGCGTGGGACTTCGGCGTCGGCGCGGGCTTTTATGTCGATGCGACGCGCGAGCCGTGGGCGCAGCGTTATCGCATGTATTCGTACGTGACGCAGGAGCTGCGCGAGACGGTTGCGCGTGAGTTGCCGGTGCGTGAGGATCGGCTCGGCATCTTCGGTCATTCGATGGGCGGGCACGGCGCGCTCGTGCTCGCGTTGCGCAATCCGGATCTGTACAAGTCGGTCTCGGCGTTTGCGCCGATCGCGGCGCCGTCGCAATGTCCGTGGGGCGTGAAGGCGTTCTCGGGCTATCTCGGCGACGATCGCGAAGCGTGGAAGCAATACGACGCGAGCGAACTCATCAAGGGCGATGCCGCCGCGCGCTTCGAGGGCGGCATTCTGATCGATCAGGGCCTGGCCGATCAGTTTCTCGCGGAGCAGCTTCATCCCGACGTCTTCGAGCGTCACGCACGCGAGGCGGGGCATAGCGTGACCGTGCGTCGTCACGAAGGGTATGACCACGGCTATTTCTTTATCGCGACGTTCGTCGGCGAGCATATCGCGCATCACGCGCGCACGCTCTGCAAATAGGCGCGATCGGGAAGGCGGCCGCTGCGGCGCATGGCGCGCCGCAGCGGCTCGCGCTCGTCCAAACTGGGGATCGTCCGATGGAATTCCTACGCAGTCTGATTTAGCCTGTTCTCCTCGAAACCAGGTCGTGTCGCGGAGCCTGCTCCAACGACCCATTCCCATGCACGAAGAAGTCCGCAATACGGTCGATGCCTCGCCGGACGCCTACGCATCGGCGGAAGCGCTTTATCGTCGCGGACACATCGCCGACGCGTTGTCGCTTCTCGAGCGTTCCGCTCTCACAGGCACGCAAGCGCCGATGCTCAATCTCGCGGCCGCCTGCTGTCTCGCGCTTCAACGCCCGGCGCAAGCCGAAGCGTATTGCCGCCGCGCAATCGATATCAGCCCGGATTTCGCTGATGCGCACAGCAATCTTGGCGTCGTATTGCAACGAAGCGGGCGCGTCCGGGAGGCGGAAGCGGCGTATCGGCGCGTATTGACGATCCGGCCGAACCACGCTCCGGCGCATACGAATCTCGGCCGGATTCTCGAGATGCAAGGCGCGTTCGATGCGGCGCGAACCTCGCATCTGCGAGCACTCGAATGCAATCCTGACGAGGCGGCCGCGCACACCAATCTCGGTGCTTGCTGCATGCAGCTCGAACGCTTCGACGAAGCGGAGGCGGCGTTCAGGCACGCGGCGTCGCTGGCGCCGCACGATGCCGGCGTCCATTTCAATCTCGGCACGGCGCTCAAGAAACTCGTCCGCTTCGAAGAAGCCGAACACGCTTATCGGCGCGCGCTCACGCTGCGGCCCGACCATACGAAAGCGCGTATCAATCTCGCACATGTACTGCTCGGCACCGGGCAGATGCACGAAGGATGGGCGCTCTTCGAAGCGCGCTACGAACGGGACGGCTGGTTCGAACCGCCGCGAACCGGCATTCCGATGTGGCGCGGCGAATCGCTCGCGGGCAAGTCGCTGATCGTCTGGACGGAACAGGGCTTCGGCGACAGCCTGCAGTTCTGCCGTTATCTGCCGATGCTCAAGGCGCAAGGGCTCGCGAAGCTGACCTTCGTGTGTCCGGCTCCGCTGCGCGCGCTTTTCTCGACGCTCGATGGCGTCGATGCATGCATCACCATCGACGACAAATTCACGGCCGTGCCGCCGCACGACTACCAATGCCTGTTGATGAGCGCGCCGCATTATTGCGGCACGACGCTCGAATCCGTGCCCGCCGCGCTGCCTTATCTGCGCGTGCCGCCGGAGCGCGCACGCGCGTGGCGGAACACGCTGCCCGCGGGCGGTTTCAAGGTCGGGCTGGTCTGGGCAGGCGATCCGCGCAATCACAGCGCGCATCTGCATGCAGTGGACCGTTTGCGCTCGCTGTCGGCGCAAGCGTATCTGCCGATTCTGCGCGTGCCGGGCGCGACGTTTATCAGCCTGCAAAAGGGCGCGTCGACGCAGCCGCAGATCGACGCGCTACCGGCCGCGTTGCGTCCCGTCGATCTTATGAACGAGGTGAAAGATTTCGCCGATACCGCCGCGATCATCGAGCAACTGGATCTGGTGATCACGGTCGATACGTCGGTCGCGCATCTGGCGGGCGCGCTGAATCGGCCTGTCTGGATTCTTTCGCGCTACGACGGGTGCTGGCGCTGGCTCTACGAAGGCGACGATTCATCGCCCTGGTATCCACGCGCGCGGCTCTTCCGGCAAACGCGTCCGGGCGAGTGGGACGACGTGATCGGCGAGGTCGAGGCCGCGCTGCGAGGCGTGCTCGCGGCGCGCTGAAGCCTCAATTCCCCCGCCGTCCGATCAGACTCGCGCCATAAACGAGCGCGGCCAGAATGGTGATCCAGAAGCTCGTCGGCCAGTCGGTGTAGTAGGCGAGCGTGAGCCCGAACCACGCTTGTCCGAGCGCAAACAGCGCCGCCAGCACCAGTCCGGACGATAACCGCGTCGTCACGTTCTGCGCCGCGGCCGCCGGGCCGACCATCAACGCGAACACCAGCAGCACGCCGACGATCTGCGTGCAGGCCGCGACCGCGAGCGCGGTGATCGCCAGAAACAGCACGGAGACGAGGCGCAGCGACACGCCCTTGGCCTCCGCGAGTTCCGGCTGCAACGACGCGAACATCAAAGGCCGCATGATGAACGCGAGCGCGGCCAGACTGACCACCGCAAGACCCGCCAGCA
It encodes the following:
- a CDS encoding S-(hydroxymethyl)glutathione dehydrogenase/class III alcohol dehydrogenase, with amino-acid sequence MKTKAAIAWEAGKPLTIEEVDLEGPRAGEVLIEVKATGICHTDYYTLSGADPEGLFPAILGHEGAGVIVDVGPGVGTLKKGDHVIPLYTPECRQCKFCLSRKTNLCQAIRSTQGKGLMPDATSRFSLNGKPLFHYMGTSTFSNYIVVPEIAVAKVREDAPFDKICYIGCGVTTGVGAVVYSAKVEAGANVVVFGLGGIGLNVIQGAKMVGADKIIGVDINPGRIELAKKFGMTHFINPKEVENVVDHIVQLTDGGADYSFECVGNVKLMRQALECTHKGWGQSFIIGVAAAGEEISTRPFQLVTGREWKGSAFGGARGRTDVPKIVDWYMEGKINIDDLITHHLKLEQINEGFDLMKKGESIRSVVVY
- the fghA gene encoding S-formylglutathione hydrolase; translated protein: MQRIYRHDSQTIGLPMRFSVFLPKQAASQKVPALFYLAGLTCTEETFPIKAGAQRYAAEHGIALIAPDTSPRGADIPGEKDAWDFGVGAGFYVDATREPWAQRYRMYSYVTQELRETVARELPVREDRLGIFGHSMGGHGALVLALRNPDLYKSVSAFAPIAAPSQCPWGVKAFSGYLGDDREAWKQYDASELIKGDAAARFEGGILIDQGLADQFLAEQLHPDVFERHAREAGHSVTVRRHEGYDHGYFFIATFVGEHIAHHARTLCK
- a CDS encoding tetratricopeptide repeat protein, whose amino-acid sequence is MHEEVRNTVDASPDAYASAEALYRRGHIADALSLLERSALTGTQAPMLNLAAACCLALQRPAQAEAYCRRAIDISPDFADAHSNLGVVLQRSGRVREAEAAYRRVLTIRPNHAPAHTNLGRILEMQGAFDAARTSHLRALECNPDEAAAHTNLGACCMQLERFDEAEAAFRHAASLAPHDAGVHFNLGTALKKLVRFEEAEHAYRRALTLRPDHTKARINLAHVLLGTGQMHEGWALFEARYERDGWFEPPRTGIPMWRGESLAGKSLIVWTEQGFGDSLQFCRYLPMLKAQGLAKLTFVCPAPLRALFSTLDGVDACITIDDKFTAVPPHDYQCLLMSAPHYCGTTLESVPAALPYLRVPPERARAWRNTLPAGGFKVGLVWAGDPRNHSAHLHAVDRLRSLSAQAYLPILRVPGATFISLQKGASTQPQIDALPAALRPVDLMNEVKDFADTAAIIEQLDLVITVDTSVAHLAGALNRPVWILSRYDGCWRWLYEGDDSSPWYPRARLFRQTRPGEWDDVIGEVEAALRGVLAAR
- a CDS encoding metal ABC transporter permease; protein product: MFEYDFMVNAFAASGIVAVLSGIVGYFLVMRGQTFAGHALSHVGFTGATGAVLLGMSPLWGMVGFTLAAGVGMGALGERLSGRDVAIGVILSLSLGFGLLFLHFFTAYATQATALLFGNVLGVNHETLVVLAGLAVVSLAALAFIMRPLMFASLQPELAEAKGVSLRLVSVLFLAITALAVAACTQIVGVLLVFALMVGPAAAAQNVTTRLSSGLVLAALFALGQAWFGLTLAYYTDWPTSFWITILAALVYGASLIGRRGN